In a genomic window of Meriones unguiculatus strain TT.TT164.6M chromosome 8, Bangor_MerUng_6.1, whole genome shotgun sequence:
- the LOC110564726 gene encoding large ribosomal subunit protein eL32-like → MLVAAISFGATVAALRPLVKPKMVKKRTKKFIRHQTDQNVKVKRNWKKPRGIDNRVRRRVKVQIVMPNIGYGSNEKTKPSGFRKFLVHSAKELEALLMDNKCYCAEIVHGASSKTPKAIIERTAQPAIRVTNPKARLRSKENE, encoded by the exons ATGCTC GTGGCTGCCATCTCTTTTGGGGCAACAGTGGCTGCCCTCCGGCCTCTGGTGAAGCCCAAGATGGTCAAAAAGAGGACCAAGAAGTTCATCAGGCACCAGACAGACCAAAATGTCAAAGTTAAGCGAAACTGGAAGAAACCCAGAGGTATCGACAACAGAGTTCGGAGAAGAGTCAAAGTCCAGATTGTCATGCCCAACATCGGTTACGGGAGCAACGAGAAAACCAAGCCCAGCGGCTTCCGGAAGTTTCTGGTCCACAGTGCCAAGGAGCTGGAAGCGCTGCTGATGGACAACAAATGTTACTGTGCTGAGATTGTGCACGGTGCTTCCTCCAAGACCCCAAAAGCCATCATAGAAAGAACAGCACAGCCGGCCATCAGGGTCACCAATCCCAAAGCCAGGCTGCGCAGCAAAGAAAATGAGTAG